One window of the Triticum dicoccoides isolate Atlit2015 ecotype Zavitan chromosome 3B, WEW_v2.0, whole genome shotgun sequence genome contains the following:
- the LOC119274504 gene encoding uncharacterized protein LOC119274504, whose amino-acid sequence MDGCVWYEDSGRRGGTEPSGGQGQSEAARTVVISLLRLLLLEASAVPSHFIHEARYDSSSHSYFAFVSFSFLILKFYDKLVIDEDYYGPMGVVLFNYSKADFTVKPRDRVIEIIVQVITTQEVPGVEDLDATVRRSPRWRTTPPFGVPQGGGPRRFVHTSREVVWLGWW is encoded by the exons ATGGATGGATGTGTTTGGTATGAGGATAGCGGACGGCGAGGAGGCACCGAACCAAGCGGCGGGCAAGGACAAAGTGAAGCTGCGCGCACCGTCGTCATATCCCTCCTCCGCCTGCTGTTACTAGAAGCAAGCGCAGTACCATCTCATTTCATCCACGAGGCGAG GTATGACTCATCCTCGCATTCTTACTTCGCCTTTGTTTCCTTCAGCTTCTTGATCCTGAAATTTTATGATAAATT GGTGATCGACGAGGACTACTACGGCCCGATGGGAGTCGTGCTCTTCAACTACTCGAAAGCAGACTTCACCGTGAAGCCCCGCGACCGTGTCATAGAGATTATCGTCCAGGTGATTACGACGCAGGAGGTCCCCGgggtggaggacctcgacgccaccgtccggaggtcaccgaggtggaggacgacgccaccgttcggagttcctcaaggtggaggacctcgacgctttgtacatacatctagagaagtggtctgGTTAGGTTGGTGGTGA